From the genome of Lentilactobacillus buchneri, one region includes:
- a CDS encoding glucosaminidase domain-containing protein — protein MMKALIATVAVTGFCFVQANHSHASVETDFINQLKTPVVKISKANHLYPSVMMAQAIVESDFGRSELSLDANNYFGVKGAYNGQSVTMSTGEYTSKGKHYMTAAAFKKYPSVEASIKDNAYLLRHGTLSDPNYYEGTWTTNAISSSDAAMALSLTYATDMNYGNKLNAIITKYDLNKLDGSVSTGDIGSKIDASLNKQLAGDSKKSALIRAENSRSKINSIPKRIIPNFVFNDKGAVAINQGDAVIQFNSLPLQHVVRR, from the coding sequence ATGATGAAAGCCCTAATCGCCACGGTTGCGGTTACCGGCTTTTGTTTTGTCCAAGCAAACCACTCGCATGCCAGCGTGGAAACCGACTTCATTAATCAGCTGAAAACGCCGGTGGTGAAGATTAGTAAGGCTAACCATCTCTATCCATCCGTGATGATGGCCCAGGCAATCGTTGAGAGCGACTTTGGCCGTTCCGAGCTATCATTGGACGCCAACAATTACTTCGGGGTTAAAGGCGCTTATAATGGCCAATCTGTGACTATGAGTACCGGGGAATATACCTCCAAGGGAAAGCATTATATGACTGCGGCGGCTTTTAAAAAATATCCAAGCGTTGAAGCCTCAATCAAAGATAATGCTTATCTGTTACGCCACGGGACATTGTCCGATCCAAATTATTATGAGGGCACCTGGACGACGAACGCCATTTCTTCCAGTGATGCCGCCATGGCACTGTCATTAACTTATGCCACTGATATGAATTACGGTAATAAATTAAATGCAATTATCACCAAGTATGATTTAAACAAACTTGATGGATCTGTCAGCACCGGGGACATTGGTTCTAAAATTGATGCCTCTCTCAACAAGCAATTAGCTGGTGACTCCAAAAAATCAGCTTTAATTCGAGCAGAAAATTCACGTTCCAAAATTAACAGTATTCCAAAGCGGATTATTCCCAACTTTGTTTTTAACGACAAGGGAGCAGTCGCCATCAATCAAGGCGACGCCGTGATCCAATTTAATAGTTTGCCTTTGCAGCACGTTGTTCGCCGATAG
- the glmM gene encoding phosphoglucosamine mutase, which yields MKYFGTDGVRGIANKELTPELAFKCGRAGGYVLTHHSERKQPQVLVARDTRISGQMLEEALVAGLLSVGIEVLNLGIVTTPGVAYLVRNQEADAGVMITASHNPVEYNGIKFFGADGYKLSDELEEEIEGILERPEDILPRPAADGLGVVGDYLEGSQKYIHFLEQTISEDLSGMKVAVDAANGSTSKLVTTLYADLGIEFETLATNPDGLNINDHVGSTHPEQLQKFVLDKGVSAGIAFDGDGDRCIAVDENGKLVDGDAIMYICGKYMAERGRLKKNTIVTTVMSNMGMYKAMEREGMTSVKTQVGDRYVVEKMNQDGYNLGGEQSGHIIFLDFNTTGDGMLTSLQLLSVMKATGKKLSELAGEIKKYPQRLINVKVADKKHALDNDKVKDVIAQVEEEMHGDGRVLVRPSGTEPLLRVMTEAPTQDLVDDYTKRIADVVRDEMGIE from the coding sequence ATGAAGTATTTTGGTACTGACGGCGTTCGCGGTATCGCGAACAAAGAATTAACCCCTGAGTTGGCCTTTAAGTGCGGCCGAGCCGGCGGTTATGTGCTGACCCACCATTCAGAACGTAAACAGCCTCAGGTTTTGGTTGCACGAGACACCCGAATTTCCGGGCAGATGCTTGAAGAAGCCTTGGTTGCCGGCCTGCTTTCGGTCGGAATTGAAGTGTTGAACCTGGGAATCGTCACGACACCCGGAGTTGCTTACCTGGTTAGAAATCAGGAAGCTGATGCTGGTGTCATGATTACGGCTTCACACAACCCGGTTGAATATAATGGTATCAAGTTCTTCGGTGCCGATGGTTACAAATTGTCCGACGAACTGGAAGAAGAGATTGAGGGCATCCTGGAAAGGCCAGAAGACATTCTGCCCCGCCCAGCCGCCGATGGCTTGGGAGTCGTTGGGGATTATCTTGAAGGTAGTCAAAAGTATATTCATTTCCTTGAGCAGACAATTTCTGAGGACCTTTCCGGCATGAAGGTTGCCGTGGACGCTGCCAATGGTTCCACCAGCAAGCTGGTCACCACATTGTACGCCGATTTGGGCATTGAATTTGAAACGCTAGCCACTAATCCAGACGGCCTTAATATCAACGATCATGTTGGATCAACTCATCCGGAGCAGCTGCAGAAGTTTGTCTTGGATAAAGGGGTTTCCGCTGGAATTGCCTTTGATGGCGACGGTGACCGTTGTATCGCAGTTGATGAGAACGGTAAGTTGGTTGATGGTGATGCTATCATGTACATTTGCGGTAAATACATGGCTGAACGTGGCCGCTTGAAGAAGAATACCATTGTGACGACCGTCATGAGTAATATGGGGATGTATAAGGCGATGGAACGTGAAGGGATGACCAGCGTGAAGACCCAGGTTGGGGACCGTTACGTCGTCGAAAAAATGAATCAGGACGGCTACAATTTGGGTGGCGAGCAGTCCGGTCACATCATCTTCTTGGATTTCAACACCACCGGAGACGGCATGCTGACCAGTTTGCAACTATTATCAGTCATGAAAGCCACCGGTAAGAAATTGTCTGAACTGGCCGGCGAGATCAAAAAATATCCGCAACGCTTGATTAACGTTAAAGTAGCCGATAAGAAACACGCTTTGGACAATGACAAGGTTAAAGACGTGATCGCCCAAGTTGAAGAAGAAATGCATGGTGATGGCCGCGTCTTGGTTCGTCCCAGTGGGACCGAACCCCTACTTCGAGTCATGACCGAAGCACCAACACAAGATTTGGTTGATGATTACACCAAACGGATTGCAGATGTTGTTCGTGACGAAATGGGAATTGAATAG
- a CDS encoding glycoside hydrolase family 73 protein — MNKIIKHGLTALLVTGMGVLFTAFSAQSTYQQAYASTASSFISKYKNDVTKASSKYNLYGSVMMAQAGLESGWGQSQLTIEANNFFGIKGAYNGASVSMPTTEYNSNGQMINTTANFKKYPTAYASFADNGSTLRNGTSWNPKYYSGSWKENAATYQDAANALTGKYATAPGYGQSLITVIQTYNLDQLFGETGDGSSASSSTSASSSSAASSSTASSSSASSTTASSATTSTPTAPKLAKVKYYKASGKDLVPLSSKYKKYYVYNHVKGSTTSEKRYTWSQLGVNSRVQVYLDMRGVKTNSSTNWYRLRFYSNAKAKKFWVSAPALSFATTYSGTATGALTPSKTSSGYIYNHIVGSSYLSKPVKKVKTIAAANKGYNVNKTALQKTTKGLVLWYRIADGKTKGWIKASDVVSYPGSVAVVNHKETKSISKNANSTYLYDHANSTGNLQKHYKLNQVDLQVGTKVTVDKIGYKVSDHSLWYRISTPNSSTKYWVSSAFLS, encoded by the coding sequence TTGAATAAAATAATTAAGCATGGACTAACTGCCTTACTTGTTACGGGGATGGGGGTTTTATTCACAGCATTTTCTGCCCAAAGTACATACCAACAAGCTTATGCTTCCACAGCAAGCAGTTTTATCTCAAAATATAAAAATGACGTTACCAAAGCTTCATCGAAGTACAACTTATACGGGTCGGTCATGATGGCTCAGGCCGGATTGGAAAGCGGCTGGGGGCAAAGTCAGCTGACGATCGAAGCCAATAATTTCTTTGGAATTAAAGGCGCTTACAACGGTGCCTCGGTTTCGATGCCGACGACCGAATATAATAGCAATGGTCAGATGATTAATACCACTGCCAATTTTAAAAAGTATCCAACCGCGTACGCTTCTTTTGCCGACAATGGGTCCACTTTAAGAAACGGCACCAGCTGGAACCCCAAGTATTATTCCGGTTCTTGGAAAGAGAACGCGGCAACGTATCAGGACGCTGCAAATGCCTTGACTGGTAAATATGCGACAGCGCCGGGATATGGTCAGTCGTTGATTACAGTTATCCAAACCTATAATTTGGATCAGCTGTTTGGCGAGACCGGGGATGGGTCGTCAGCATCATCGTCGACCTCTGCTTCGTCATCATCTGCAGCATCGAGTTCAACAGCAAGCAGTTCAAGTGCCAGCTCAACAACTGCTTCGTCTGCCACGACTTCGACGCCTACAGCACCAAAACTTGCCAAAGTTAAATACTACAAAGCCTCAGGCAAAGATTTGGTACCACTTTCCAGTAAATACAAGAAATATTACGTATATAATCATGTGAAGGGGTCAACCACCTCTGAGAAACGTTATACTTGGTCACAGCTGGGTGTTAACAGTCGGGTTCAAGTCTACCTGGATATGCGCGGAGTCAAGACTAACAGCTCAACTAACTGGTACCGTCTACGCTTCTATAGCAATGCCAAAGCCAAAAAGTTCTGGGTTAGTGCTCCGGCATTGTCATTTGCCACGACCTATTCTGGAACGGCAACTGGTGCGTTAACGCCAAGTAAAACTTCCTCGGGGTACATCTATAACCACATTGTGGGTTCCAGCTATCTGTCAAAACCGGTTAAAAAGGTAAAGACGATTGCGGCCGCCAACAAAGGTTACAACGTTAACAAAACCGCGCTTCAAAAGACCACCAAGGGGCTGGTTCTCTGGTATCGGATTGCGGACGGCAAGACAAAGGGTTGGATTAAAGCTTCAGATGTAGTATCATATCCTGGATCGGTTGCGGTTGTGAACCACAAGGAGACCAAGTCGATTTCTAAGAATGCCAATTCGACTTATTTGTACGATCATGCAAACTCGACGGGGAATTTGCAGAAGCATTACAAGCTCAATCAGGTTGATTTACAAGTTGGCACTAAGGTGACAGTCGATAAAATTGGCTATAAGGTCAGCGACCATTCACTTTGGTATCGAATCTCAACGCCTAATTCTTCAACCAAATATTGGGTTTCCAGTGCCTTTTTATCATAA
- the glmS gene encoding glutamine--fructose-6-phosphate transaminase (isomerizing), whose amino-acid sequence MCGIVGVTGNDNAVSILLEGLEKLEYRGYDSAGIYVNDLNGNDYLVKRKGRISELEAAVGPEVHGSVGIGHTRWATHGVVSVDNAHPQYSEDHRFYLVHNGVIENYKELKAKYLSNTTFTSQTDTEVVVQLVDRFVQTEGMTTKEAFLKTLSLLEGSSYAFLLIDSTDPETLYVAKNKSPLLIGVGDGCNVVCSDALAMLNVTHDFLELHDGEVVTIKPDSVDIEDRDGHKVQRDTFHVDMDAQETDKGPYPYYMLKEIDEQPNVMRKLASLYTEESGKPNVDSQLINAMKEADRLYIVGAGTSYHAGLVGKKLFEKLAHVPTEVHIASEFAYDNPLLSKKPFFIFLSQSGETADSREVLVNVNANNYESLTITNVENSTLFREATYTMLLHAGPEISVASTKAYTAQIGVEAILAKALGEAKEQTIAEEFDIRQQLGLVATGMQAIIDEKDVIDDLAKKYFVPANRAFYIGRGIDQTVSLESALKLKEISYVQAEGFASGELKHGTIALIEEGTPVVGIITQKRTANLTRSNLQETESRGAATFTIVRKGLAEEDDTLIIPDVNELITPLLSVVPAQLIAYYTSLNKGLDVDRPRNLAKSVTVE is encoded by the coding sequence ATGTGTGGAATAGTTGGAGTAACTGGAAATGATAATGCTGTTTCAATTTTATTGGAAGGGCTTGAAAAACTTGAATATCGTGGTTATGATTCCGCTGGTATTTATGTCAACGATTTAAATGGCAACGACTATCTGGTGAAGCGTAAGGGCCGCATCTCCGAACTCGAAGCTGCCGTTGGACCGGAAGTTCACGGTTCTGTTGGAATCGGCCACACCCGCTGGGCTACCCATGGGGTTGTGAGCGTTGACAATGCCCATCCACAATATTCTGAAGACCACCGTTTTTACTTGGTTCACAATGGGGTCATCGAAAACTACAAGGAATTAAAAGCCAAGTACTTGAGCAACACCACCTTTACCAGTCAAACCGATACTGAAGTGGTTGTTCAATTGGTTGATCGATTTGTTCAAACAGAGGGGATGACGACTAAGGAAGCCTTCTTGAAGACTTTGAGTTTACTTGAGGGATCTTCATATGCCTTCTTATTGATTGACAGCACAGATCCTGAAACTTTGTACGTTGCCAAGAACAAGAGCCCACTTTTGATCGGGGTTGGTGACGGCTGCAACGTGGTCTGCTCGGACGCTTTGGCCATGCTGAATGTGACCCATGACTTCCTTGAATTACATGACGGTGAAGTGGTGACAATTAAGCCTGATTCAGTTGACATTGAAGACCGTGACGGCCACAAGGTTCAGCGGGACACTTTCCATGTTGACATGGATGCTCAAGAGACTGATAAAGGACCATATCCTTACTATATGTTAAAAGAAATTGACGAGCAGCCAAACGTGATGCGGAAATTGGCCTCCCTTTACACTGAAGAATCCGGCAAGCCAAACGTTGATTCACAATTGATCAATGCAATGAAGGAAGCCGATCGTTTGTACATTGTGGGTGCCGGAACCAGTTACCATGCCGGACTCGTCGGAAAGAAATTATTCGAAAAGTTAGCCCATGTGCCAACCGAAGTTCACATTGCTTCTGAATTTGCCTATGACAATCCGCTGTTGTCCAAGAAGCCATTCTTTATCTTCCTGTCACAAAGTGGTGAAACTGCCGACAGTCGTGAAGTTTTAGTGAACGTCAATGCCAATAACTATGAGAGCTTGACGATTACCAACGTTGAAAATTCAACGCTCTTCCGCGAAGCAACTTACACGATGCTACTGCACGCCGGCCCTGAGATCTCTGTGGCCTCAACGAAGGCTTACACCGCGCAAATTGGGGTTGAAGCGATTCTTGCCAAGGCGTTGGGTGAAGCCAAAGAGCAAACGATCGCCGAAGAGTTTGATATTCGCCAGCAATTAGGATTGGTCGCAACCGGGATGCAGGCAATTATTGATGAGAAAGATGTCATCGATGATCTCGCTAAAAAGTATTTTGTTCCAGCTAACCGGGCCTTCTATATTGGGCGGGGAATTGACCAAACCGTTTCATTGGAGTCTGCCTTGAAGCTGAAAGAAATTTCATATGTTCAGGCAGAAGGCTTTGCATCCGGTGAATTGAAGCACGGCACGATTGCCCTGATTGAAGAAGGGACGCCGGTTGTCGGAATCATTACGCAAAAACGAACCGCTAATTTAACCCGCAGCAATTTGCAGGAAACTGAATCACGGGGTGCGGCAACCTTTACCATCGTTCGTAAGGGTTTGGCCGAGGAAGATGATACTTTGATCATTCCAGACGTCAATGAGTTGATCACACCGCTGCTCAGCGTGGTCCCTGCACAACTGATTGCTTATTATACAAGTTTGAACAAGGGACTGGATGTTGATCGTCCACGTAACTTGGCTAAGAGTGTCACTGTTGAGTAA